From the genome of Triticum aestivum cultivar Chinese Spring chromosome 3B, IWGSC CS RefSeq v2.1, whole genome shotgun sequence, one region includes:
- the LOC123070361 gene encoding protein PLASTID MOVEMENT IMPAIRED 1-RELATED 1, which yields MSSRRPPADRAAEAGDAALARDIVTLHKALSLDPSRRRRSLPLPAPSPSAADQARHKPKLKPSSSSRKLLPSASYSSSVSTSSSSSSSSSSSFWKKSLTAISHLGRRRLDCAFTLQVHSVDGLPTALDGSPISVHFRRMSACASTRPVAPALGAVAFEEPLTQRSPVYFSRGAKNAVKYEPRAFVVTVAASALELGKHEVDLTRLLPLSIGDLEEGGDSGFGKWSTSFRLSGVARGARLNVTFSCVLLGGGGEQHKGGEVAGLRRGSMARQVSVQSPSPVPARSRDVRVLHEVLPSTRPVKALPFVGDAGLDATKGETTTVECEEDGSPQSKHCTSVEVRKGEGDLVHPEGDCHGSEFNVVEQGVEVTLEDPDQFKHVETANVNDQDDDLRGEAYEEGTAKPALLIEDLAKEETVEKKLSDVALEMDDVGDKQDASVQAALLPTAAFEKDGELAADTELEVLEGIFNKFSIVEPEEFDSPIVEDKHSRRLSCIGMEDGCSSASRLSRSRSMDASSDFVANEFLDMLGIAHSPFGVTSDSDPESPRERLWKQFEKEALESGDCILGLDFEDEVEEPSSEDVAEDFDLSTIIREAELELQNVVPPIDTTFRAKSLEDEETEALMRQFGLNEKSFQSSPPGSRSGFGSPIALPPEQPLELPPLADGLGPFIQTEDGGFLRSMNLVLFKNAKNNCSLVMQASSPIVLPAEMGSGIMEILHGLASVGIEKLSMQANKLMPLEDVNGKMMQQLAWEASPALESSGRYDLLENHSLDALAAGASNAASGKKKKKGRGADLSSSLGSISASEYVSLEDLAPLAMEKIEALSIEGLRIQSGMSEEEAPSNISAHPIGEISSLQGKSAENALSLGLEGTAGLQLLDVKQTGGDVDGLMGLSITLDEWMRLDSGVVDEEEQFSDRTSKILAAHRAKSMDLLGEGQTADKKSRRSGRRWGLLGNNFTVALMVQLRDPLRNYEPVGTPMLSLIQVERVFIPPKPKIYSTVSEKGNSEQDYEEPNPEQILDKSSVVDEEKMEEDSVAQFKVTEVHVAGFKSEPEKIKPWGNQTQQQSGSRWLLGAGMGKGSKHPLMKSKATAKATKDAAGQQGDTLWSISSRVHGAGTRWGELTGSKRNPNILLQKDKRFR from the exons ATGTCGTCGCGCCGCCCGCCGGCGGACCGCGCGGCCGAGGCGGGGGACGCGGCCCTCGCGCGCGACATCGTCACGCTCCACAAGGCCCTCTCCCTCgacccctcgcgccgccgccgctccctcccGCTCCCTGCCCCATCTCCATCTGCCGCCGACCAGGCCCGCCACAAGCCCAAGCTcaagccctcctcctcctcccgcaagcTCCTGCCCTCCGCCTCCTACTCCTCCTcggtctccacctcctcctcctcctcctcctcctcctcctcgtccttctGGAAGAAGTCGTTGACGGCCATCTCCCACCTGGGCAGGCGCCGCCTCGACTGCGCCTTCACCCTGCAGGTGCACTCCGTGGACGGCCTCCCCACCGCGCTCGACGGCTCCCCGATCTCCGTCCACTTCCGCCGGATGTCCGCCTGCGCGTCCACCCGCCCCGTCGCGCCGGCCCTCGGCGCCGTCGCCTTCGAGGAGCCGCTCACGCAGCGCTCGCCCGTCTACTTCTCCCGCGGGGCCAAGAACGCGGTCAAGTACGAGCCACGGGCCTTCGTCGTCACCGTCGCCGCCTCGGCGCTCGAGCTCGGCAAGCACGAGGTCGACCTCACCCGTTTGCTGCCGCTCTCCATCGGCGACCTCGAGGAGGGCGGCGACTCCGGATTTGGGAAGTGGAGCACCAGCTTCCGGCTGTCTGGCGTTGCCCGCGGCGCGCGGCTCAATGTCACCTTTTCCTGCGTGCTCTTGGGCGGTGGTGGGGAGCAGCACAAGGGAGGGGAAGTGGCTGGTCTGAGACGGGGCTCCATGGCGCGGCAGGTGTCAGTGCAGTCCCCATCACCAGTGCCGGCACGGAGCCGAGACGTGAGGGTGCTGCACGAGGTTTTGCCGAGCACGAGGCCTGTAAAGGCCTTGCCCTTTGTTGGTGATGCCGGTCTTGATGCGACCAAGGGTGAGACGACAACAGTAGAATGCGAGGAGGATGGTTCACCGCAGTCAAAGCATTGCACCTCAGTAGAGgtgaggaagggggagggggactTGGTGCACCCAGAGGGTGATTGTCATGGTTCAGAGTTCAATGTGGTTGAGCAGGGAGTTGAGGTCACCCTCGAGGATCCAGACCAGTTCAAACATGTCGAGACTGCCAATGTGAATGATCAAGATGATGATTTAAGGGGTGAAGCTTATGAAGAGGGAACGGCCAAGCCCGCATTATTAATTGAAGATCTTGCTAAAGAGGAGACTGTTGAAAAGAAGCTCAGTGATGTTGCTCTTGAAATGGATGATGTAGGAGACAAGCAGGATGCATCGGTCCAAGCGGCCTTGCTTCCTACTGCCGCATTTGAAAAAGATGGTGAGTTGGCAGCAGATACCGAACTGGAGGTTCTGGAGGGTATATTCAACAAATTCTCAATTGTTGAGCCAGAGGAATTTGACTCACCAATTGTAGAGGATAAGCATTCTAGGCGATTGAGCTGCATTGGTATGGAAGATGGTTGCAGTTCCGCAAGTAGGCTGAGCAGATCACGCAGCATGGATGCTTCATCTGATTTTGTTGCTAATGAGTTTTTGGATATGCTTGGGATAGCTCATAGTCCATTTGGGGTAACCTCAGATAGTGATCCGGAGTCACCAAGAGAGCGGCTTTGGAAGCAGTTTGAAAAGGAAGCTCTAGAATCTGGGGACTGTATTCTTGGTTTGGATTTCGAAGATGAGGTGGAAGAACCTAGttctgaagatgttgcagaggattTTGATCTCTCCACAATCATACGTGAGGCTGAACTTGAGCTGCAGAATGTAGTTCCGCCCATAGACACCACATTTAGAGCCAAGTCACTGGAAGACGAGGAAACTGAAGCTTTGATGCGTCAATTTGGGCTAAATGAGAAGTCCTTCCAGTCTTCTCCACCTGGGAGTAGAAGTGGGTTTGGTAGCCCCATTGCCCTGCCACCTGAGCAGCCCCTTGAGCTGCCACCTTTGGCTGATGGTTTGGGCCCGTTTATTCAGACAGAGGATGGTGGGTTTCTGCGGTCAATGAATCTAGTTCTTTTCAAGAATGCAAAGAACAATTGTAGCTTGGTCATGCAGGCTTCTTCTCCAATCGTACTTCCAGCAGAAATGGGCTCTGGAATTATGGAGATATTGCATGGTCTAGCTTCAGTTGGAATCGAAAAGCTCTCAATGCAAGCAAACAAACTTATGCCCTTAGAAGATGTCAATGGCAAAATGATGCAGCAGCTCGCCTGGGAGGCTTCTCCTGCTCTAGAGTCTTCAGGAAG ATATGACCTATTGGAGAATCATAGTTTGGATGCTTTGGCAGCAGGGGCCAGCAATGCTGCCtcgggaaagaagaagaagaaagggagagGTGCTGATCTGTCATCGTCATTGGGTTCAATAAGTGCTTCAGAATATGTTTCACTTGAGGATCTTGCCCCATTAGCTATGGAAAAGATTGAAGCCCTTTCTATTGAGGGTCTGAGGATACAATCTGGCATGTCTGAAGAAGAGGCACCCTCCAACATCAGTGCCCACCCTATTGGAGAAATTTCATCTCTGCAAGGAAAGTCCGCAGAGAATGCTTTGTCCCTTGGTTTGGAAGGAACTGCAGGATTGCAGCTTCTGGATGTTAAACAAActggtggtgatgttgatggatTGATGGGCTTATCGATCACTCTAGATGAGTGGATGAGGCTTGATTCTGGAGTAGTGGATGAAGAGGAGCAGTTCAGTGACCGTACATCGAAAATACTTGCTGCCCACCGTGCCAAATCAATGGACCTACTTGGTGAAGGCCAGACCGCAGACAAAAAGAGCAGGAGATCTGGTAGAAGATGGGGTTTGTTGGGGAACAACTTCACGGTTGCTCTCATGGTTCAATTGCGCGACCCGTTACGTAACTACGAGCCAGTTGGCACACCGATGCTTTCTTTGATTCAGGTGGAGAGGGTTTTCATTCCCCCAAAGCCCAAGATATACAGCACTGTTTCAGAGAAAGGTAACAGTGAGCAAGATTATGAGGAGCCTAATCCTGAGCAGATTCTAGATAAATCATCGGTGGTCGACGAAGAGAAGATGGAGGAAGACTCTGTTGCTCAATTTAAAGTCACAGAAGTGCATGTGGCTGGTTTTAAGAGTGAGCCTGAGAAGATAAAACCGTGGGGTAATCAAACACAACAGCAGTCTGGTTCAAGATGGCTGCTGGGAGCTGGCATGGGCAAGGGCAGCAAGCATCCTCTGATGAAATCCAAAGCCACTGCAAAGGCCACAAAAGACGCAGCTGGTCAGCAAGGAGACACCCTGTGGAGCATTTCTTCACGTGTTCATGGAGCAGGGACAAGATGGGGTGAGCTAACAGGATCTAAGCGGAACCCTAATATCCTCCTCCAGAAGGATAAGAGATTCCGGTGA